A single region of the Streptomyces vilmorinianum genome encodes:
- a CDS encoding acyl-CoA dehydrogenase family protein, which produces MADPLLFNPHTYDPAHFDPETRRLLRATVDWFEERGKRKLIEDYRSRAWLADFLAFSAKEGLFATFLTPSSSAAEGEQDKRWDTARIAALNEILGFYGLDYWYAWQVTILGLGPVWQSDNADARARAAELLSQGEVFAFGLSEKTHGADIYSTDMLLEPDGRGGFRATGSKYYIGNGNAAGLVSVFGRRTDVEGPDGYVFFAADSRHPAYHLVKNVVDSSKFVSEFRLEDYPVAPEDVLHTGRAAFDAALNTVNVGKFNLCTASIGICEHAMYEAVTHAQNRILYGRPVTAFPHVRRELTDAYVRLVGMKLFSDRAVDYFRSAGPDDRRYLLFNPMTKMKVTTEGEKVIDLMWDVIAAKGFEKDNYFAQAAIEIRGLPKLEGTVHVNLALILKFMRNHLLDPAAYEHVPTRLDEADDTFLFRQGPARGLGAVRFHDWRPAYDAFAHLPNVDRFREQADALCEFVTTAAPDEEQSRDLDLLLAVGQLFALVVHGQLVLEQARLTGLDEDVLDELFAVLVRDFSAHAVELHGKDSATEQQQLWSLGAVRRPVVDEARSARVWQRVEALSGAYEMAL; this is translated from the coding sequence ATGGCCGACCCGCTGCTGTTCAACCCGCACACCTACGACCCGGCGCACTTCGACCCGGAGACCCGCCGGCTGCTGCGCGCCACCGTCGACTGGTTCGAGGAGCGCGGCAAGCGCAAGCTGATCGAGGACTACCGCTCCCGCGCCTGGCTGGCCGACTTCCTCGCCTTCTCCGCCAAGGAAGGGCTGTTCGCGACGTTCCTCACGCCCTCCTCCTCCGCCGCCGAAGGGGAGCAGGACAAGCGCTGGGACACCGCCCGCATCGCCGCGCTCAACGAGATCCTCGGCTTCTACGGCCTCGACTACTGGTACGCCTGGCAGGTCACCATCCTGGGGCTCGGCCCGGTCTGGCAGAGCGACAACGCCGACGCCCGCGCCCGCGCGGCCGAACTGCTCTCCCAGGGCGAGGTGTTCGCCTTCGGCCTGTCCGAGAAGACCCACGGCGCCGACATCTACTCCACGGACATGCTCCTCGAGCCCGACGGCCGGGGCGGATTCCGGGCCACCGGCTCCAAGTACTACATCGGCAACGGCAACGCCGCCGGACTCGTCTCCGTCTTCGGCCGCCGCACCGATGTCGAGGGCCCGGACGGGTACGTCTTCTTCGCCGCCGACAGCCGCCACCCGGCGTACCACCTCGTCAAGAACGTCGTCGACTCGTCGAAGTTCGTCAGCGAGTTCCGGCTCGAGGACTACCCCGTCGCCCCCGAGGACGTGCTGCACACCGGCCGCGCCGCCTTCGACGCCGCCCTCAACACCGTCAACGTCGGCAAGTTCAACCTCTGCACCGCCTCGATCGGCATCTGCGAGCACGCGATGTACGAGGCCGTCACCCACGCGCAGAACCGTATCCTCTACGGCCGCCCGGTCACCGCCTTCCCGCACGTGCGGCGCGAGCTGACCGACGCGTACGTACGTCTCGTCGGCATGAAGCTCTTCAGCGACCGAGCCGTCGACTACTTCCGCTCCGCCGGTCCGGACGACCGCCGCTACCTGCTCTTCAACCCGATGACGAAGATGAAGGTGACCACGGAGGGCGAGAAGGTCATCGACCTGATGTGGGACGTGATCGCCGCCAAGGGCTTCGAGAAGGACAACTACTTCGCCCAGGCCGCGATCGAGATCCGGGGGCTGCCGAAGCTGGAGGGCACCGTCCACGTCAATCTCGCGCTGATCCTCAAGTTCATGCGCAACCACCTGCTGGACCCGGCCGCGTACGAGCACGTCCCGACGCGTCTGGACGAGGCCGACGACACGTTCCTCTTCCGCCAGGGACCGGCCCGTGGGCTGGGTGCCGTGCGCTTCCACGACTGGCGCCCGGCGTACGACGCGTTCGCCCACCTGCCCAACGTCGACCGCTTCCGCGAACAGGCCGACGCGCTGTGCGAGTTCGTCACCACCGCCGCCCCCGACGAGGAGCAGAGCCGCGACCTCGACCTCCTCCTCGCCGTCGGCCAGCTGTTCGCGCTCGTCGTCCACGGCCAGCTGGTCCTGGAGCAGGCGCGCCTGACGGGCCTCGACGAGGACGTCCTCGACGAGCTGTTCGCCGTCCTCGTACGGGACTTCTCCGCGCACGCCGTCGAGCTGCACGGCAAGGACTCCGCCACCGAGCAGCAGCAGCTGTGGTCGCTGGGCGCCGTCCGGCGCCCGGTCGTCGACGAGGCCCGTTCGGCTCGGGTCTGGCAGCGTGTCGAGGCACTGTCCGGCGCGTACGAGATGGCACTCTGA
- a CDS encoding PadR family transcriptional regulator, whose protein sequence is MAIEHAILVSLLEQPGSGYELARRFDRSIGYFWTATHQQIYRVLKRMESDGWIDVRDVPQQGRPGKKEYSVAAPGRAALSEWLDQPIEPESVRHDLAVKIRGAAFDDPAALIREVERYRQVHADRLAHYLAGEARDFTGPRAAQDAAAGPPDAGRELQHVVLRGGIAYERMTLDWLDDVLATLRRLGPEH, encoded by the coding sequence ATGGCGATCGAACACGCGATCCTGGTGTCCCTGCTCGAGCAACCCGGCTCCGGCTACGAGCTGGCCCGGCGGTTCGATCGGTCCATCGGGTACTTCTGGACCGCGACCCACCAGCAGATCTACCGCGTGCTCAAGCGCATGGAGAGCGACGGCTGGATCGACGTACGGGACGTGCCGCAACAGGGCCGCCCGGGCAAGAAGGAGTACTCCGTCGCCGCCCCCGGACGGGCCGCGCTCTCCGAGTGGCTGGACCAGCCGATCGAACCCGAGAGCGTCCGGCACGACCTCGCCGTGAAGATCCGGGGAGCGGCCTTCGACGACCCCGCCGCGCTGATCCGCGAGGTGGAGCGGTACCGGCAGGTGCACGCGGACCGCCTCGCCCACTACCTCGCGGGCGAGGCACGCGACTTCACCGGGCCGCGGGCAGCACAGGACGCCGCCGCCGGTCCGCCCGACGCCGGCCGGGAACTCCAGCACGTCGTGCTGCGCGGTGGCATCGCCTACGAGCGGATGACGCTCGACTGGCTCGACGACGTCCTCGCCACCCTCCGCCGGCTGGGTCCCGAGCACTGA
- a CDS encoding MurR/RpiR family transcriptional regulator has translation MPSDQQARAQAAAITPGRRSGEAETASPADRVRALFGGRRLSPGQRRIAQFLIDHLTEAAFLSITELAERVGVSQPSVTRFASSLGFSGYPALREALQPIALSAVAGSPDSRGERLSNELQEAVDAEIENLASLRRVLADPDRILDVGRELARSVPLTVMGLRISVSLAEYFAYGARRIHPDVRVVTRGGSVAYDALLQSREAGGTWVLAFAMPRHAKETLSAVRAAKAAGLRVALITDQALGSLVDEADVAFTAGTGSRLVFDSYAAPGVLSAAILQAMADADPERTQVRLEKYEQAAEQYDFFLDY, from the coding sequence GTGCCATCAGACCAGCAGGCGCGCGCTCAGGCAGCCGCGATCACACCGGGCAGGCGTTCCGGGGAAGCCGAGACGGCGTCCCCTGCCGACCGCGTGCGCGCGCTCTTCGGCGGCCGGCGCCTCTCCCCCGGGCAGCGCCGCATCGCCCAGTTCCTGATCGACCACCTCACCGAGGCCGCGTTCCTGTCGATCACCGAGCTGGCCGAGCGCGTGGGCGTGAGCCAGCCGTCCGTGACCCGGTTCGCCTCGTCCCTGGGTTTCAGCGGCTACCCCGCGCTCCGGGAGGCCCTGCAGCCCATCGCGCTCAGCGCCGTCGCCGGATCGCCCGACAGCCGGGGGGAGAGGCTCAGTAACGAGCTCCAGGAGGCGGTCGACGCCGAGATCGAGAACCTGGCGTCCCTGCGCCGGGTCCTCGCGGACCCCGACCGGATCCTCGATGTCGGCCGCGAGCTGGCCCGCTCCGTCCCCCTGACCGTCATGGGCCTGCGGATCTCGGTCTCCCTCGCCGAGTACTTCGCGTACGGGGCGCGGCGCATCCACCCCGACGTACGGGTCGTGACGCGCGGCGGCAGCGTCGCGTACGACGCGCTGCTCCAGTCGCGCGAGGCGGGCGGCACCTGGGTGCTGGCCTTCGCGATGCCCCGGCACGCCAAGGAGACCCTCTCCGCCGTGCGCGCCGCCAAGGCCGCGGGGCTGCGCGTCGCGCTGATCACGGATCAGGCCCTCGGCTCGCTGGTCGACGAGGCCGATGTGGCCTTCACGGCCGGCACGGGCTCACGGCTCGTCTTCGACTCGTACGCGGCGCCTGGTGTGCTGTCCGCGGCGATCCTGCAGGCCATGGCCGACGCCGATCCGGAGCGTACGCAGGTCCGGCTGGAGAAGTACGAGCAGGCGGCGGAGCAGTACGACTTCTTCCTGGACTACTGA
- a CDS encoding aldose 1-epimerase family protein yields the protein MQESRTGRQLTLRHGSHEVVVVELGAALRSYTVGERAVLDGFGPQDRITGGRGQILVPWPNRIRDGRYRWDGQELQLPLTEPAAGNALHGLLRWVAWRVVEESDSRAVLDVRLWPQPGYPFHLHVAVAYSLGEEGLDVAVTARNLGASAAPYGFGQHPYVMAGTEVVDDAMLTVPARTRLITDERGLPVAAEPVAGTAYDLRAPRTVGALRLDTPFTDLDRGADGRAVVRLAHPSGSLGTDVWLGQGADHVQLYTGDTLPPGERRRAIAVEPMTCPPDAFRSGTALVALGPGERHTVRWGITPWGEA from the coding sequence GTGCAGGAGAGCCGCACCGGACGGCAACTGACGCTCCGACACGGCTCGCACGAGGTCGTCGTCGTCGAACTGGGCGCGGCCCTGCGCTCGTACACCGTCGGTGAGCGCGCCGTGCTCGACGGATTCGGGCCACAGGACCGGATCACCGGAGGCCGCGGCCAGATCCTCGTGCCGTGGCCCAACCGGATCCGGGACGGCCGCTACCGCTGGGACGGACAGGAGCTCCAGCTGCCGCTCACCGAGCCGGCCGCCGGCAACGCCCTCCACGGACTGCTCCGCTGGGTCGCCTGGCGGGTGGTGGAGGAGAGCGACAGCCGGGCGGTCCTGGACGTACGGCTCTGGCCGCAGCCGGGCTACCCGTTCCACCTCCACGTCGCTGTCGCGTACAGCCTCGGCGAAGAGGGCCTCGACGTCGCCGTCACGGCGCGCAACCTCGGCGCGAGCGCCGCGCCCTACGGCTTCGGCCAGCATCCCTACGTCATGGCGGGCACCGAGGTCGTCGACGACGCGATGCTGACCGTGCCCGCACGGACGCGGCTGATCACCGACGAGCGCGGGTTGCCCGTGGCCGCCGAGCCCGTCGCCGGGACGGCGTACGACCTGCGTGCGCCGCGGACGGTCGGAGCGCTCCGACTGGACACGCCCTTCACCGATCTCGACCGGGGCGCGGACGGACGCGCCGTGGTCCGCCTGGCCCACCCGTCGGGTTCCCTGGGTACGGACGTATGGCTCGGGCAGGGCGCCGACCATGTGCAGCTCTACACCGGCGACACCCTGCCACCGGGGGAGCGGCGCCGCGCGATCGCCGTCGAGCCGATGACCTGCCCTCCGGACGCCTTCCGCAGCGGCACGGCGCTCGTCGCCCTGGGGCCGGGCGAGCGGCACACCGTCCGCTGGGGGATCACGCCGTGGGGGGAGGCCTGA
- a CDS encoding glycoside hydrolase family 15 protein — protein sequence MDHYPPIAEHGLVGDLQTAALVSSKGVVDWFAAPRFDSPSIFAALLDHDRGGYFQLAPEHPEASCKQLYYPDTAILVTRFMSPDGVGEVIDFMPPDQTRTPTDRHTLVRVVRAVRGTVDFALDCRPRFDYGRAEHQLELDGAGAVFRAPGIDAHLQATFPLERDGQDARGKVTLKAGETGGAVFTVCASGGEAPAPLSVEEVTAQFWQVAGFWQNWLRQSRYRGRWPEQVHRSVITLKLLTYAPTGALVAAATMGLPEQVGGERNWDYRFTWVRDGALSVRAMLDLGFVEEATAFVHWLGDRLREREGRDGEPLQTMYRVDGDPDLAEETLDHFEGYRGSAPVRIGNGAADQLQLDIYGEVLYALSQGYEIAQQASYPGWKRLAQTLDWLAGAWDRPDEGIWETRGGRKDFTYSRLMSWVAFDHGLQLAERFRRPADVERWREARDAVFEQITERGWSEKERSFVQHYDGDVLDASLLLMPRVGFVAPKDPAWLSTLDAMDRKLVSDSLVYRYDPAASPDGLRGSEGTFSLCTFLYVDALARAGRLPLARYTFEKMQTYANHVGLFAEEVGPSGEQLGNFPQAFTHLSLIMAAITLDRALDGEQGR from the coding sequence ATGGACCACTACCCACCCATCGCCGAGCACGGCCTGGTGGGCGACCTGCAGACCGCCGCCCTCGTCTCGTCGAAGGGTGTCGTCGACTGGTTCGCCGCTCCCAGGTTCGACTCCCCCAGCATCTTCGCCGCGCTGCTCGACCACGACCGCGGTGGTTACTTCCAGCTGGCTCCCGAGCACCCGGAGGCGAGCTGCAAACAGCTCTACTACCCCGACACGGCCATCCTGGTGACCCGGTTCATGTCACCGGACGGCGTGGGCGAGGTCATCGACTTCATGCCTCCGGACCAGACCCGCACCCCCACCGACCGGCACACCCTGGTCCGCGTGGTGCGCGCCGTACGGGGCACCGTCGACTTCGCGCTCGACTGCCGGCCGCGGTTCGACTACGGCCGCGCCGAGCATCAGCTCGAACTCGACGGCGCCGGCGCCGTGTTCCGGGCTCCGGGGATCGACGCGCACCTGCAGGCCACCTTCCCGCTGGAGCGGGACGGCCAGGACGCGCGGGGCAAGGTGACGCTGAAGGCCGGCGAAACGGGCGGCGCCGTCTTCACCGTGTGCGCGTCGGGCGGCGAGGCGCCCGCGCCGCTCTCGGTCGAGGAGGTCACCGCGCAGTTCTGGCAGGTCGCCGGGTTCTGGCAGAACTGGCTGCGCCAGTCCCGCTACCGGGGCCGCTGGCCCGAGCAGGTGCACCGCTCGGTGATCACCCTCAAGCTCCTCACGTACGCGCCCACCGGCGCCCTCGTCGCGGCGGCCACCATGGGGCTGCCCGAGCAGGTCGGCGGAGAGCGCAACTGGGACTACCGCTTCACGTGGGTGCGCGACGGCGCGCTGTCCGTGCGGGCCATGCTCGACCTCGGCTTCGTCGAGGAGGCCACCGCCTTCGTCCACTGGCTGGGGGATCGGCTGCGCGAACGCGAGGGCAGGGACGGAGAGCCTCTCCAGACGATGTACCGGGTCGACGGCGACCCCGACCTGGCGGAGGAGACGCTCGACCACTTCGAGGGTTACCGCGGCTCCGCCCCGGTCCGTATCGGCAACGGCGCCGCCGACCAGCTCCAGCTCGACATCTACGGCGAGGTGCTCTACGCCCTGTCCCAGGGGTACGAGATCGCCCAGCAGGCCAGCTATCCGGGGTGGAAGAGGCTGGCGCAGACACTGGACTGGCTCGCCGGAGCCTGGGACCGGCCGGACGAGGGCATCTGGGAGACCCGCGGCGGCCGGAAGGACTTCACGTACAGCCGCCTGATGTCCTGGGTCGCCTTCGACCACGGGTTGCAGCTCGCCGAGCGCTTCCGGCGGCCCGCCGACGTGGAGCGGTGGCGCGAGGCGAGGGACGCCGTCTTCGAGCAGATCACGGAGCGCGGCTGGAGCGAGAAGGAGCGCTCCTTCGTCCAGCACTACGACGGCGACGTCCTGGACGCCTCCCTCCTGCTCATGCCCAGGGTCGGGTTCGTCGCCCCCAAGGACCCGGCCTGGCTGTCCACGCTCGACGCGATGGACCGCAAGCTCGTCTCCGACAGCCTCGTGTACCGCTACGACCCGGCGGCGTCGCCGGACGGGCTGCGCGGCTCGGAAGGCACCTTCAGTCTCTGCACGTTCCTCTACGTGGACGCGCTGGCCCGGGCGGGGCGGCTGCCGCTGGCCCGGTACACCTTCGAGAAGATGCAGACGTACGCCAACCATGTCGGCCTCTTCGCCGAGGAGGTCGGTCCGAGCGGGGAGCAACTGGGCAACTTCCCCCAGGCGTTCACCCACCTTTCCCTCATCATGGCCGCCATCACCCTCGACAGGGCGCTCGACGGGGAGCAGGGACGCTGA
- a CDS encoding tautomerase family protein, whose translation MPIAVIASTGALTPTGEREIVPRLSDALIEVSGLTGNTFFTPMVAGVLHLLDPEHVYAGGTNRSLVLIELKLPDIGLASVEARAAFIERATDIAYKLMTPGHERDDIRINIVNAPDGGWGMGGHAYTGERLVEAITRAAAATSRTGA comes from the coding sequence ATGCCCATCGCCGTCATCGCATCCACCGGCGCCCTCACGCCGACCGGCGAGCGGGAGATCGTTCCGCGGCTCAGTGACGCTCTCATCGAGGTGAGCGGCCTGACCGGCAACACCTTCTTCACGCCCATGGTCGCCGGCGTCCTGCATCTGCTCGACCCCGAGCACGTGTACGCGGGCGGAACCAACCGGTCCCTCGTCCTGATCGAGCTGAAGCTGCCCGACATCGGCCTGGCTTCCGTCGAGGCACGGGCGGCCTTCATCGAGAGGGCCACGGACATCGCGTACAAGCTCATGACGCCCGGTCACGAGCGAGACGACATCCGGATCAACATCGTCAACGCCCCCGACGGAGGCTGGGGCATGGGCGGCCACGCCTACACGGGCGAGCGCCTGGTCGAGGCCATCACCCGGGCGGCCGCCGCCACGAGCCGCACCGGCGCCTGA
- a CDS encoding cation:proton antiporter: MTTNEVLIGVGLTVVLAVGSQILARSLRIPALIVLLPVGFGVGSLVDEINPERLLGDAFSPLVSLAVAVILYDAGLGLDLAKLKGHTRRVVVRLLWIGVLITWFLGSLVAAPLLGMSQRAAIMLGAILVVSGPTVVAPLLAFVRPKERLQHILVWEGSLIDPVGGILGALVFHAVMESTGRHVVDGITGFLASVGIGVAGGVLGALLLWALLRVLRLGEVLGTTAQLAAVIGVAAFCDVLREDTGLIAAVVMGLAVSNVLGVDVRARRPFFETVVSLILGLLFISISATVTPQSLRHVVLPALGLAAVLVLAVRPLVAAVATFGTDLSRGERGFVGWMAPRGIVAAATASTFSADLVAKGVGGAPRILPATFVVIVTTVTLYGLTASTVARRLGVVRPARSRPLLVGGDPWVIELALALRSAGPQVLMWSGDDQQRERIRQAGLELAPGELLASATGEGAELEGITGVYFLTAESDFNALAATVLSGSVGGGVHRLRAPRESHGVVAPFTGGEALFGADLTWSYISHRHEEGAAVLARSADDVPPPGSDLLFLVRRDGSLAPVTAESRPPSEPGDTLVLLGPAALHRAERPAGPVG; encoded by the coding sequence GTGACGACGAACGAGGTGCTCATCGGCGTGGGTCTGACGGTGGTCCTCGCCGTCGGCTCCCAGATCCTGGCCCGGAGCCTGCGCATTCCGGCCCTCATCGTCCTGCTGCCGGTGGGCTTCGGCGTCGGCTCGCTGGTCGACGAGATCAACCCCGAGCGGCTGTTGGGGGACGCCTTCTCCCCTCTGGTGTCACTGGCCGTCGCGGTGATCCTCTACGACGCGGGCCTCGGCCTCGACCTGGCCAAGCTCAAGGGGCACACCCGCCGAGTCGTCGTCAGGCTGCTCTGGATCGGTGTCCTGATCACCTGGTTCCTCGGCAGCCTCGTCGCCGCGCCCTTGCTGGGCATGTCCCAGCGGGCGGCCATCATGCTCGGCGCGATCCTCGTGGTCTCGGGGCCGACCGTCGTCGCACCGCTGCTCGCCTTCGTACGCCCCAAGGAGCGGCTCCAGCACATCCTGGTCTGGGAGGGCTCCCTCATCGACCCGGTCGGGGGCATTCTGGGAGCCCTGGTCTTCCACGCGGTCATGGAGTCGACGGGGCGCCATGTCGTCGACGGGATCACGGGCTTCCTGGCCAGCGTGGGCATCGGCGTCGCCGGGGGAGTGCTCGGGGCACTGCTGCTCTGGGCGCTGCTGCGCGTGCTGCGCCTCGGCGAGGTGCTCGGCACCACGGCGCAGCTCGCCGCGGTGATCGGCGTGGCGGCGTTCTGCGACGTCCTGCGCGAGGACACGGGCCTCATCGCCGCGGTCGTCATGGGCCTGGCCGTCTCCAACGTCCTCGGCGTCGACGTCCGGGCACGCCGACCGTTCTTCGAGACCGTCGTCAGCCTGATCCTCGGCCTGCTCTTCATCTCCATCTCGGCCACCGTCACCCCGCAGTCGCTGCGCCATGTGGTGCTGCCCGCGCTCGGTCTCGCGGCGGTACTCGTCCTGGCCGTGAGACCTCTGGTCGCCGCCGTCGCCACGTTCGGCACGGACCTGTCGCGCGGTGAGCGCGGCTTCGTCGGCTGGATGGCGCCGCGCGGCATCGTCGCGGCCGCCACCGCCTCGACGTTCTCGGCCGACCTGGTGGCCAAGGGCGTCGGGGGCGCGCCGAGGATCCTGCCGGCCACGTTCGTCGTCATCGTGACCACCGTGACGCTCTACGGCCTGACCGCCTCGACCGTCGCCAGGCGCCTGGGCGTGGTGCGCCCGGCCCGCTCGCGTCCCCTGCTGGTCGGCGGGGACCCGTGGGTGATCGAGCTGGCTCTCGCCCTGCGGTCGGCGGGACCGCAGGTGCTGATGTGGTCGGGCGACGATCAGCAGCGCGAACGGATCCGGCAGGCGGGTCTCGAGCTCGCCCCCGGTGAGCTGCTGGCCAGCGCCACCGGTGAGGGCGCCGAGCTGGAGGGCATCACGGGCGTGTACTTCCTCACCGCGGAAAGCGACTTCAACGCGCTGGCGGCGACCGTCCTCAGCGGCAGTGTGGGGGGCGGAGTCCACCGCCTCCGCGCACCGCGCGAGAGCCACGGCGTGGTCGCCCCGTTCACCGGTGGCGAGGCCCTGTTCGGGGCGGATCTGACGTGGTCGTACATCTCCCACCGCCACGAGGAGGGGGCGGCCGTCCTGGCGCGGTCCGCCGACGACGTACCGCCGCCCGGCTCCGACCTGCTGTTCCTGGTACGGCGGGACGGCAGCCTCGCTCCGGTCACGGCGGAGTCCAGACCGCCGTCCGAGCCCGGAGACACGCTCGTCCTGCTGGGTCCTGCGGCGCTCCACCGGGCAGAGAGGCCGGCGGGGCCCGTCGGGTGA
- a CDS encoding TfoX/Sxy family protein: MAYDEGLAERIRAWLGDGPAIAEKRMFGGLAILYEGNMAVGVIGDELIVRVGPDAAGAALARPGARAFDFTGRPMRGWVVVAESALAEDEALGAWIDEGIAFASGLPPK, from the coding sequence ATGGCGTACGACGAAGGACTGGCGGAACGGATCCGCGCCTGGCTGGGCGACGGGCCGGCGATCGCCGAGAAACGGATGTTCGGCGGCCTGGCGATTCTGTACGAGGGCAACATGGCCGTCGGTGTGATCGGGGACGAGCTCATCGTCCGGGTCGGTCCCGACGCCGCCGGGGCGGCCCTGGCCCGCCCGGGCGCGCGCGCCTTCGACTTCACGGGGCGCCCCATGCGCGGCTGGGTCGTCGTCGCCGAGTCCGCCCTGGCGGAGGACGAGGCCCTCGGCGCCTGGATCGACGAGGGGATCGCCTTCGCGTCCGGCCTGCCGCCCAAGTGA
- a CDS encoding DUF389 domain-containing protein, with translation MEMIHVRLVSPPDLTPRALELLADDRYVFNLVVLPRRARNPDGDAVECDILAGAANAVLRGLRELELDRLGSIVIEPVEMALSATAARAEEQQLGALAHAPVWEEVEARIRAEGTYLPSFYVYLTIAGVIGSVGILTNSQILIVAAMVVGPEYGAITSVALGVNHHNGVRIRQGLFALVVGFSLAVAVTFLFSWVIRGLGLQPRAFELGVRPVSTLIDAPNVFSVVVAVLAGIVGIMSLTQARTSALLGVFISVTTIPAAADIGVSCAFSSWDQARGSLFQLLLNIVLLIVVGVLTLRFQRAVWRRMGRHGLRASGGSRGG, from the coding sequence ATGGAGATGATCCACGTCCGGCTGGTGAGCCCGCCGGACCTCACGCCCCGTGCGCTGGAGCTGCTGGCCGACGACCGCTATGTGTTCAACCTGGTCGTCCTCCCGCGACGGGCGCGCAATCCCGACGGCGACGCGGTCGAGTGCGACATCCTGGCGGGCGCGGCCAACGCCGTGCTGCGCGGTCTGCGCGAGCTGGAACTCGACCGCCTCGGATCCATCGTCATCGAGCCCGTGGAAATGGCCCTCTCCGCCACCGCGGCCAGGGCGGAGGAGCAGCAGCTGGGGGCGCTCGCGCACGCTCCGGTCTGGGAGGAGGTCGAGGCGCGCATCCGCGCCGAGGGCACCTATCTGCCGAGCTTCTACGTCTACCTGACCATCGCGGGCGTCATCGGGTCGGTGGGCATCCTGACCAACTCCCAGATCCTGATCGTCGCGGCGATGGTCGTCGGACCGGAGTACGGCGCCATCACGAGCGTCGCCCTGGGCGTCAACCACCACAACGGAGTCAGGATCCGGCAGGGCCTCTTCGCCCTGGTCGTGGGGTTCTCCCTGGCCGTGGCGGTGACGTTCCTGTTCTCGTGGGTGATCCGGGGCCTCGGACTGCAGCCCCGAGCGTTCGAACTGGGCGTCAGACCGGTCTCGACACTGATCGACGCCCCCAACGTCTTCTCCGTGGTCGTCGCGGTCCTTGCCGGCATCGTCGGGATCATGTCCCTGACGCAGGCCAGGACGAGCGCGCTGCTCGGCGTCTTCATCTCCGTCACCACCATCCCCGCCGCCGCGGACATCGGCGTCTCCTGCGCGTTCTCCAGCTGGGACCAGGCGCGCGGATCCCTCTTCCAGCTCCTGCTGAACATCGTGCTGCTGATCGTGGTGGGCGTGCTGACGCTCCGATTCCAACGGGCTGTCTGGCGACGCATGGGCCGCCACGGCCTCCGCGCGAGCGGAGGCTCGCGCGGAGGCTAG
- a CDS encoding TetR/AcrR family transcriptional regulator, translated as MAKETRGRMVDAAVDALRQRGLQGMSFTDVLAQSGAARGAIYHHFPGGKNQLAAEAATRHGRDVRDRLAEFGASGPEGVATAFVEFARPVAEAAAQGVGCAVAAVTVPADEENGELCRAAASVFTSWTEQLSRALREAGLPAADAEEKAALLIALLEGAQVLCRASGDTEPFERAVRAALPLFADS; from the coding sequence ATGGCCAAGGAGACCCGGGGTCGGATGGTGGACGCCGCCGTTGACGCGTTGCGTCAACGCGGCCTGCAGGGCATGTCGTTCACCGATGTGCTCGCGCAGAGCGGGGCGGCCCGCGGCGCGATCTACCACCACTTCCCCGGCGGCAAGAACCAGTTGGCCGCGGAGGCCGCCACCCGGCACGGCCGCGACGTGCGCGACCGGCTCGCGGAGTTCGGGGCGTCCGGACCCGAGGGGGTCGCCACGGCCTTCGTGGAGTTCGCCCGCCCGGTCGCCGAGGCCGCGGCTCAGGGTGTCGGATGTGCCGTGGCCGCCGTGACCGTCCCCGCGGACGAGGAGAACGGCGAGCTGTGCCGCGCCGCGGCGTCGGTCTTCACGTCGTGGACGGAGCAGCTCTCCCGGGCTCTGCGGGAGGCGGGGCTGCCGGCGGCCGACGCGGAGGAGAAGGCGGCTCTGCTCATCGCCCTCCTCGAAGGAGCGCAGGTGCTGTGCCGGGCGAGCGGCGACACGGAGCCGTTCGAACGAGCTGTCCGGGCCGCGCTGCCGCTCTTCGCCGATTCCTGA
- a CDS encoding DUF4383 domain-containing protein codes for MAGAHTRAPGRGTAVQQAALLVGVVFLIVGVLGFVPGVTTDFDSLEFAERDSGAELFGVFQVSILHNLVHALFGIVGVALSRTARTARSFLIVGGVVYLALWIYGLVIDKDSDANFVPLNSADDWLHFGLGLGMVVLGLALTRGTRRG; via the coding sequence ATGGCCGGAGCACACACCCGGGCGCCCGGACGCGGAACCGCTGTGCAACAGGCCGCCCTGCTGGTCGGAGTCGTGTTCCTGATCGTCGGAGTCCTCGGCTTCGTCCCCGGGGTGACCACCGACTTCGATTCCCTGGAGTTCGCCGAGCGCGACTCGGGGGCCGAACTGTTCGGCGTCTTCCAGGTCTCGATCCTCCACAACCTCGTCCACGCGCTGTTCGGCATCGTCGGCGTCGCCCTGTCAAGGACGGCCCGCACGGCACGGTCGTTCCTGATCGTCGGCGGTGTCGTCTACCTGGCGCTGTGGATCTACGGACTCGTGATCGACAAGGACAGCGACGCCAACTTCGTACCCCTGAACTCCGCCGACGACTGGCTGCACTTCGGCCTCGGCCTCGGCATGGTCGTCCTGGGCCTGGCCCTCACGCGGGGCACCCGCCGGGGGTAG